A portion of the Meriones unguiculatus strain TT.TT164.6M chromosome 14, Bangor_MerUng_6.1, whole genome shotgun sequence genome contains these proteins:
- the LOC110539338 gene encoding olfactory receptor 5P76-like, protein MAFQEDGNHTAVTEFILLGLTDDPGLRLVLFTIILCIYLVTVSGNLSTILLIRVSSQFHHPMYFFLSHLGSADIGYSSSVTPNMLVNFLVEKNSITYLGCAIQLGSGAFFGTVECFVLAAMAYDRFVAICSPLPTKMSTRVCIQLMVVAYVSGFLNASSLTLSFFSFFFCGPNKINHFFCDFTPLVELSCSDDSVPIILATISVGTVILITVLVIVVSYIYILVTILKMRSTEGRHKAFSTCTSHLTAVTLFYGTVTFIYVMPKSSYSTDQNKVVSVFYMVVIPMLNPLIYSLRNNEIKGALKRQLGRKIFSQRHLLHCRT, encoded by the coding sequence ATGGCTTTCCaggaggatgggaaccacactgCAGTGACAGAGTTTATTTTATTGGGATTAACTGATGACCCAGGCCTTAGACTCGTCCTCTTCACCATCATCCTGTGCATCTACCTGGTGACCGTGTCTGGGAACCTCAGCACCATCCTTCTCATCAGAGTCTCTTCCCAGTTCCATCACCCCATGTACTTTTTTCTCAGTCACCTGGGTTCTGCTGACATAGGCTATTCATCTTCTGTCACACCCAATATGCTTGTCAACTTCCTGGTGGAGAAAAATAGCATTACGTACCTAGGCTGTGCCATCCAGCTTGGCTCAGGTGCTTTCTTTGGGACAGTTGAGTGCTTTGTTCTGGCTGCCATGGCTTATGATCGCTTTGTGGCAATCTGTAGCCCACTACCAACCAAGATGTCCACAAGAGTCTGCATCCAGTTGATGGTAGTAGCGTACGTAAGTGGTTTTCTTAATGCTTCCTCCCtcaccctttccttcttttcttttttcttctgtggacCAAATAAAATCAATCATTTTTTCTGTGATTTTACTCCTTTAGTTGAACTctcttgttctgatgacagtgtccctaTTATTCTTGCCACTATTTCTGTTGGCACTGTCATTTTGATCACAGTGCTTGTCATTGTGGTCTCCTACATCTACATCCTTGTCACCATCCTGAAGATGCGCTCCACTGAGGGCCGCCACAAGGCCTTCTCCACCTGCACCTCCCATCTCACTGCAGTCACTCTGTTCTATGGAACTGTCACATTCATTTATGTGATGCCCAAGTCCAGCTACTCCACGGACCAGAACAAGGTGGTGTCTGTGTTCTACATGGTGGTGATCCCCATGTTGAACCCCCTCATCTACAGCCTCAGGAACAATGAGATTAAGGGTGCTCTAAAGAGACAACTTGGTAGGAAAATATTCTCTCAGAGACATCTGTTACATTGTAGGACTTGA